In a genomic window of Methanobacterium sp.:
- a CDS encoding calcium-transporting P-type ATPase, PMR1-type, which produces MKWENLSVEETLKELKSDADNGLTANEAQKRSLQYGKNELVEKKKNGPINLFLSQFKEILIVILIFAAAAAYYVGDEIDAVVILIVVVLNAVVGFVQEYRAEKAMEKLKELISNDAVVVRDGKEQKIPAPDLTPGDIVTIEEGDNIPADLRVIQSSDLNVDESSLTGESLPVEKVSDTLESGEKSTRNMVFMETSVTSGRGKGVVVGTGMDTAIGKIAEMIQEKEEKTPLHQKISTLGKNLGILAVGVCSMVFVLQYLQGIPLVETFLTAISLAVAAVPEGLPAILTLTLALGMQRMARCNAIVRKLLAVETLGSCNIICTDKTGTLTENKMTVRETNITAPERAFEICALCNNASLNEGKAIGDPTDVAVLAFAEKNGYLKSELEKKYPRIYEIPLDSVRKRMTTVNEIGGEKYVLVKGAPEIVLNKCSWIEKDERVQKITKQDREAVLSDLKNMTSKALRVLALAYKKIPHDESKFDTIHKDELEKDLVFVGLVGMMDPPRAEAKKAVKTCIKAGIKVAMITGDHKETAAAVAREIGILTDGKVITGSEMDRLTDAEFESIVEDVQVYARVFPEQKVRIVEALKDKGDVTAMTGDGVNDAPALKKAAIGVAMGSGTDVAKESSDMLLQDDNFATIVRAVKEGRTIFDNIRRFVRFQLSTNIGAILTITSSSIMGLPVPFNPIQVLWINIIMDGPPAQALGVELPEKNVMERPPHKEEIIPRKNLLKMVIAGIVMTVGTLALYLYELSIGVGDLKATTIAFTTFVMFQIFNVFNCRSERGFSNKFLIIAIGTSLLLQLCIIYIPFFEGIFRTVPISLIDWILILAVSSTILISDWVAERFIK; this is translated from the coding sequence ATGAAATGGGAAAATCTGAGTGTAGAAGAAACCTTAAAAGAACTGAAATCAGATGCAGATAACGGTTTAACAGCGAACGAAGCACAAAAACGTTCACTTCAATATGGAAAAAATGAACTGGTCGAAAAAAAGAAAAACGGACCTATAAATCTTTTTTTAAGCCAGTTTAAAGAAATACTTATAGTTATACTTATTTTTGCAGCTGCAGCTGCTTACTATGTGGGTGATGAAATTGATGCAGTTGTCATCCTCATTGTAGTAGTATTAAATGCAGTTGTTGGATTTGTACAGGAATACAGAGCAGAAAAAGCTATGGAAAAGCTCAAAGAACTTATTTCAAATGATGCAGTTGTTGTAAGGGACGGTAAAGAACAAAAAATACCTGCCCCTGATTTAACACCAGGAGATATTGTTACCATCGAAGAGGGAGATAACATCCCTGCAGATTTAAGGGTAATTCAAAGTTCCGACCTGAATGTCGATGAATCATCACTCACTGGAGAATCCCTTCCTGTTGAAAAGGTTTCTGACACCCTTGAATCTGGAGAAAAGAGCACACGTAACATGGTTTTCATGGAAACCAGCGTAACATCAGGCAGGGGAAAAGGTGTTGTTGTAGGAACAGGTATGGACACTGCAATCGGTAAAATAGCTGAAATGATACAGGAAAAAGAGGAAAAAACACCTTTACATCAAAAAATATCAACACTGGGGAAAAATTTAGGGATCCTTGCAGTTGGTGTGTGTTCAATGGTATTTGTATTACAGTACTTGCAGGGCATTCCTCTTGTGGAAACCTTCCTTACTGCAATTTCTTTAGCAGTTGCTGCCGTCCCTGAAGGACTTCCAGCAATTTTAACATTAACACTTGCCCTTGGAATGCAGAGAATGGCCAGATGCAATGCAATTGTTAGAAAGCTCCTTGCAGTGGAAACTTTAGGTTCATGTAATATCATATGTACAGATAAAACAGGTACTCTTACTGAAAACAAAATGACTGTAAGGGAAACCAATATAACTGCCCCTGAAAGAGCATTTGAAATATGTGCCCTGTGTAATAATGCCAGTTTAAACGAGGGAAAGGCTATAGGAGACCCTACAGACGTAGCAGTTTTAGCTTTCGCTGAAAAGAATGGTTACTTAAAATCAGAGCTTGAAAAGAAATATCCAAGGATTTACGAGATTCCTCTGGACAGTGTCAGGAAACGGATGACCACTGTAAACGAAATAGGTGGAGAAAAATATGTTCTGGTTAAAGGAGCTCCTGAAATAGTTTTAAACAAATGCTCATGGATTGAAAAGGATGAAAGAGTCCAGAAAATTACAAAACAGGATAGAGAAGCTGTATTATCTGATCTAAAAAATATGACCAGTAAAGCGCTTCGTGTTCTTGCCCTTGCATACAAAAAAATCCCACACGATGAAAGCAAGTTTGATACAATTCACAAAGACGAATTAGAAAAAGACCTTGTCTTTGTTGGCTTAGTTGGGATGATGGATCCTCCAAGAGCCGAAGCGAAAAAAGCAGTTAAAACATGTATTAAAGCAGGGATTAAGGTGGCGATGATCACGGGAGATCATAAAGAAACTGCAGCAGCCGTTGCAAGAGAAATTGGAATACTCACCGATGGAAAAGTGATTACAGGGTCTGAAATGGACAGGCTTACTGATGCAGAATTTGAAAGCATCGTAGAAGATGTTCAGGTTTATGCTCGGGTTTTTCCAGAACAAAAGGTTAGAATTGTAGAGGCACTCAAAGATAAAGGCGACGTTACTGCAATGACTGGAGACGGTGTAAATGACGCGCCAGCCCTAAAAAAAGCAGCTATTGGAGTTGCCATGGGTAGCGGTACTGATGTGGCTAAAGAATCATCAGACATGCTTTTACAGGATGATAACTTTGCTACAATTGTTAGGGCAGTTAAAGAAGGACGTACCATATTTGATAATATCAGAAGATTTGTTAGATTCCAGCTTTCAACTAACATTGGTGCCATACTCACCATCACATCTTCCTCCATCATGGGCCTTCCTGTCCCTTTTAACCCCATTCAGGTTCTATGGATAAACATTATTATGGACGGTCCTCCGGCGCAGGCATTGGGAGTTGAACTACCTGAAAAAAATGTTATGGAACGTCCCCCTCATAAAGAAGAAATAATCCCCCGGAAGAATCTTCTAAAGATGGTTATTGCAGGAATAGTAATGACTGTGGGTACGCTTGCACTTTATTTATATGAACTCAGTATTGGAGTTGGTGATTTAAAGGCAACCACAATTGCATTCACTACCTTTGTAATGTTCCAGATATTCAATGTATTTAACTGCAGATCAGAGAGAGGATTTTCAAACAAATTCCTGATTATAGCAATTGGAACATCGCTCCTACTGCAACTATGCATTATTTATATCCCATTCTTCGAAGGGATCTTTAGAACAGTTCCCATATCTCTAATCGACTGGATATTGATTCTTGCAGTTTCATCCACAATCCTTATCAGCGATTGGGTGGCTGAGAGGTTCATAAAATGA
- the rimI gene encoding ribosomal protein S18-alanine N-acetyltransferase gives MIIREFKRPDIKRVLEIETDSFKDPYPPHILIDIYNLGAGFLVAQHYNIIVGYIIFWIRYEDEGHIISLAVDKKYRKKGVGKKLVDHAITIFKKCNVKEIKLEVRIGNRDARKFYRKIGFEEKEILKDYYEDGEDAVIMKNELGET, from the coding sequence ATGATAATAAGAGAGTTTAAGCGTCCAGATATTAAAAGAGTTCTTGAAATAGAAACAGATTCTTTTAAAGATCCTTATCCTCCCCATATTCTTATAGACATTTACAATCTTGGAGCAGGATTTTTGGTAGCACAGCACTATAATATTATTGTGGGATATATTATATTTTGGATCAGATATGAAGATGAAGGACATATAATTTCTCTTGCTGTAGATAAAAAATACAGAAAAAAAGGTGTAGGGAAAAAACTGGTTGATCATGCAATTACCATCTTTAAGAAATGTAATGTAAAAGAAATAAAACTGGAGGTAAGGATTGGAAACAGGGATGCAAGGAAATTTTACAGGAAAATAGGCTTTGAAGAAAAGGAGATCCTTAAAGATTATTATGAGGATGGGGAAGATGCTGTCATCATGAAAAATGAACTGGGGGAAACTTAA
- a CDS encoding UPF0146 family protein: MWKDFAQYIIDNYADADRIVEVGAGKFDKVGSILQKNLKANIVLTDIKPSSNKIVQDDICNPDLKIYKGSSLIYSIRPQPELQLCIIKVAENVGADLIIKPFSTEFVSSNKMKLLNYRKVSFYKMSK; encoded by the coding sequence ATGTGGAAAGATTTTGCTCAATACATCATCGATAATTATGCAGATGCTGATAGGATAGTTGAGGTTGGTGCTGGAAAATTTGATAAAGTTGGCTCTATTCTCCAGAAAAACCTTAAAGCTAATATTGTCCTTACAGATATTAAACCTTCTTCCAATAAAATAGTTCAGGATGATATCTGTAATCCTGACTTAAAAATATATAAGGGATCATCTCTTATTTATTCTATACGACCACAACCCGAACTACAGCTATGTATTATTAAAGTGGCTGAAAATGTTGGAGCAGACCTTATAATTAAACCATTTTCCACAGAATTTGTGAGTTCTAACAAAATGAAACTTTTAAATTACAGAAAAGTTAGTTTTTATAAAATGTCAAAATAA
- a CDS encoding DUF1724 domain-containing protein, protein MDLENIFMAYEGIKDDLKFITGSDVKAKIIIALKGQQKNLSNLKIDINVTSSTILHNMKQLEKKKIVKKEFQDYSLSQTGEIIALNITGMINTACMVKKNKGYWLNHEINSIPEDLINKLECLGDIEVLKQKSRFDVFKKSMIKSKSVKWIYNDSTNEKILLETIFDVKKSLNLISTEHFLSEVLRIKNENPGKSFKNIRLWQYNKDLKLNLIVLDNSIFLNLPHVNVYNDNRFYLISECEKGVKWGNDLFYHYLNQSEELK, encoded by the coding sequence ATGGATTTAGAAAATATTTTCATGGCCTATGAAGGAATAAAGGATGATCTAAAGTTCATTACAGGTTCCGATGTTAAAGCGAAGATCATCATTGCCTTAAAAGGCCAGCAGAAAAATTTATCTAATCTAAAAATAGACATCAATGTCACTTCTTCTACAATTCTACACAATATGAAACAGTTAGAGAAGAAAAAAATTGTAAAAAAAGAGTTTCAAGACTATTCACTATCACAAACTGGAGAAATTATTGCATTAAACATTACGGGCATGATTAATACTGCTTGCATGGTTAAAAAAAACAAAGGATACTGGTTGAATCATGAAATAAATAGCATTCCTGAAGACTTAATCAATAAATTAGAATGCTTAGGAGATATTGAAGTTTTAAAACAAAAATCAAGATTTGATGTATTTAAAAAGTCGATGATTAAATCAAAAAGTGTAAAATGGATTTATAACGATTCAACTAACGAAAAAATATTATTAGAAACAATATTCGATGTAAAAAAGAGTTTAAATCTTATTTCAACCGAACATTTCCTAAGTGAAGTTTTAAGAATAAAAAATGAAAATCCCGGTAAATCATTTAAAAACATCAGATTATGGCAATATAATAAAGATTTAAAGTTAAATTTAATTGTTTTAGATAATTCCATATTCCTAAATTTGCCTCATGTGAATGTATACAACGATAACAGGTTTTATTTAATCAGTGAATGTGAAAAAGGAGTTAAATGGGGAAATGATCTATTTTATCATTATTTAAATCAAAGTGAAGAGCTTAAATAG
- a CDS encoding serine protein kinase RIO has translation MCSKISKADDILQKILSEKRIKSVEDRRVGSEVFDAITLKTLYKLTNTGNIHSLNGAISTGKEANVFKGADKDDNFVAVKIYRVTTSDFKKMQTYIQGDPRFHVKTANKRQLINAWVNKEFRNLQRAADAGVRVPKPLAAKNNVLVMEFIGDDEGNAALPMRYSDISDPHKLLIKIINYMKLLYQDAGLVHGDLSSYNILIQNDDPVIIDISQGMTRDHPISEELLNRDIENIIKDFKKLKVHVNFEDVKSKITGLSG, from the coding sequence ATGTGTTCAAAAATATCAAAAGCAGATGATATTTTACAGAAAATATTATCTGAAAAAAGGATTAAAAGTGTGGAAGATAGAAGAGTTGGAAGCGAGGTATTTGACGCAATAACTCTTAAAACACTTTACAAACTTACAAATACTGGTAATATTCATAGTCTAAATGGTGCAATAAGTACTGGAAAAGAGGCCAATGTATTTAAAGGTGCTGATAAAGATGATAATTTTGTAGCAGTGAAAATATATAGAGTTACAACATCTGATTTTAAAAAAATGCAGACTTACATACAGGGAGACCCCAGGTTTCATGTTAAAACAGCAAACAAAAGACAGCTTATTAATGCATGGGTGAATAAAGAATTTAGAAACCTTCAAAGAGCTGCTGATGCTGGGGTAAGGGTTCCAAAACCACTTGCTGCTAAAAACAATGTACTGGTAATGGAATTTATTGGTGATGATGAAGGTAACGCAGCGCTTCCCATGAGATATTCTGATATTTCAGACCCTCATAAACTTTTAATTAAAATAATTAATTACATGAAACTTTTATATCAGGATGCAGGTCTTGTACATGGAGATCTTTCAAGCTACAACATTTTAATTCAAAATGATGATCCTGTGATTATCGATATTTCACAGGGGATGACTCGAGATCACCCCATCTCAGAAGAGCTTTTAAACAGAGATATAGAAAATATAATAAAAGATTTTAAAAAACTAAAGGTTCATGTAAACTTTGAAGATGTTAAAAGCAAAATTACAGGTTTATCTGGATAG
- the carA gene encoding glutamine-hydrolyzing carbamoyl-phosphate synthase small subunit translates to MVNEAKLALEDGTILYGKSFGFETTKTGEVVFATGMTGYVESLTDPSYKGQLLMNTYPLQGNYGISKKWFQSDRIKAEGFIVREENHHPSHLKSTKTLSDFLEEYEIPGISEVDTRALTIKIREHGTMKGALSTEEIDDAELLELAKTQPGIEEIDLVDQVCVKEPRILGEDFKKRVAIVDCGIKNNSINALLRRETGVVVLPYKMDYREILDYDPEGILVSSGPGNPERVKEAIQNVKKLSERLPMFGICLGQQIIGLAFGAKIYKMKFGHRGVNQPIKDLRNDKVSITSQNHGFSIDPSSVDETPLKMTQINLNDGTPEGIEHRELPVSSVQYHPEAGPGPHDTDYVFDRFLKVINEY, encoded by the coding sequence ATGGTAAATGAAGCAAAATTAGCTTTAGAAGACGGGACAATTCTATATGGAAAAAGTTTCGGCTTTGAAACTACAAAAACAGGGGAAGTAGTTTTTGCAACAGGTATGACCGGGTATGTGGAGTCACTTACAGATCCTTCATACAAGGGCCAGTTATTGATGAATACTTACCCCCTGCAAGGAAACTATGGAATATCTAAAAAATGGTTCCAATCAGATAGAATAAAGGCAGAAGGATTCATTGTAAGGGAAGAAAATCATCATCCATCACATCTAAAGTCCACAAAGACTCTTTCAGATTTTCTGGAAGAATATGAAATTCCAGGAATCAGTGAAGTGGATACACGGGCACTGACCATTAAAATTAGAGAACATGGAACAATGAAAGGAGCTCTCTCTACAGAAGAAATAGATGATGCAGAATTACTGGAACTTGCTAAAACTCAGCCAGGCATAGAAGAAATAGATCTCGTAGATCAGGTATGTGTAAAAGAACCCCGAATATTGGGGGAAGACTTTAAAAAAAGAGTGGCCATAGTTGACTGTGGCATAAAAAACAACAGTATAAATGCATTGCTTAGGCGAGAAACTGGTGTCGTTGTTTTACCTTACAAAATGGATTACAGGGAAATTCTTGATTACGACCCTGAGGGTATACTTGTATCCAGCGGTCCTGGAAATCCTGAAAGGGTAAAAGAAGCTATTCAAAACGTGAAAAAGCTCTCAGAAAGACTTCCAATGTTTGGAATATGCCTGGGTCAGCAGATAATAGGTCTTGCATTTGGAGCTAAGATCTATAAGATGAAATTTGGACATAGGGGTGTAAATCAACCCATAAAAGACCTCAGGAATGATAAAGTATCTATAACATCTCAAAACCATGGATTCAGCATTGATCCATCATCAGTTGATGAAACACCGCTGAAGATGACTCAGATAAACCTTAACGACGGAACTCCAGAAGGAATTGAACACAGAGAACTTCCTGTTTCAAGTGTTCAGTATCACCCTGAAGCAGGTCCAGGGCCTCACGATACTGATTATGTATTTGATAGGTTCCTTAAGGTAATAAATGAGTATTAA
- the cobK gene encoding precorrin-6A reductase translates to MNIMVMAGTKDATNIIKKLKSAGKFKVLATTTTKYGAEIAKTAGADEVLSGRLDEKDLTDLIKTEEIKVLVDATHPFAAAATKNAVNASKAAGIKYIRFERPEENLVEDSLIHKVFSFEEATLKVLEITEKNSRVLHLAGVSTLNHITEMVENDRVFARVLPSPDSIQKCLDLGLKQKNIIAMHGTFSKSFNKALIEEYNISVIITKESGKTGGTVSKINAALDSGIDVVMVIRPEVTELKNKTIFTNIDDLCSFLNK, encoded by the coding sequence ATGAATATAATGGTAATGGCCGGTACTAAAGATGCTACAAATATCATTAAAAAACTTAAATCAGCTGGAAAATTTAAAGTGCTGGCCACAACCACCACAAAATACGGAGCAGAAATAGCAAAAACAGCCGGAGCAGATGAAGTTCTCTCTGGTAGATTAGATGAAAAAGATCTAACAGATCTGATAAAAACAGAAGAAATTAAAGTCCTGGTTGATGCAACCCATCCTTTTGCTGCCGCTGCAACTAAAAATGCTGTAAACGCATCAAAAGCTGCCGGAATTAAATATATAAGGTTTGAAAGGCCAGAAGAAAATTTGGTTGAAGATAGCCTTATTCATAAGGTATTTTCATTTGAAGAGGCGACTTTAAAGGTTTTGGAAATAACAGAAAAAAACAGCAGAGTCCTTCACCTTGCAGGGGTTTCAACTCTGAATCACATTACTGAAATGGTGGAAAATGACCGGGTTTTTGCAAGAGTACTTCCATCTCCTGATTCAATTCAAAAATGCCTTGATCTGGGATTAAAACAGAAAAATATAATTGCAATGCATGGCACATTTTCAAAAAGCTTCAACAAAGCCTTAATAGAAGAATACAATATTTCTGTAATTATAACTAAAGAAAGCGGAAAAACTGGAGGTACAGTCTCCAAAATTAATGCTGCTCTGGACTCAGGTATTGATGTAGTGATGGTTATTCGCCCTGAAGTTACAGAACTGAAAAATAAGACTATTTTCACCAATATAGATGATTTATGCAGTTTTTTAAATAAGTGA
- the eif1A gene encoding translation initiation factor eIF-1A: MSRGHGQDTQPIRRVRSPRKGEIPGVVEQILGHGKVKVRCADGKTRLSRIPGKMKKRIWIREGDVVLVKPWEFQSDEKADVIWRYTRTEANWLERRGYLDL, translated from the coding sequence TTGAGTAGAGGACATGGACAGGACACACAACCGATTAGAAGGGTAAGATCCCCCAGAAAGGGAGAAATACCCGGTGTAGTTGAGCAAATTTTAGGTCATGGTAAAGTGAAAGTCAGATGTGCTGATGGAAAAACAAGACTTTCCAGAATTCCCGGAAAAATGAAAAAAAGAATATGGATTAGAGAAGGGGATGTTGTTCTTGTAAAGCCATGGGAGTTTCAAAGCGATGAAAAAGCAGATGTTATATGGAGATATACAAGAACAGAAGCAAACTGGCTTGAACGTAGGGGTTATCTTGATTTATAA
- a CDS encoding molybdopterin-binding protein — protein MGTEFLKITDSKDVQDLIKKIPFKRKIEKISLEKAHRRVLAEDVYSAIDLPPFNRVSRDGYAVKSEDTFGASEDEPVVLKVVETVKAGEAAKGKVEKGTCIEVNTGAPMPEGADGVIMVEFTENKNGNVYIYRSVTMGQHVAPKGSDITKGNLLLKTGTLLTHDKIGVLAAVGIGKIEVFKKPAIAVISTGNEIIGYDKELKYGKIYDINSYTIVNAVKSCGCTPVYSGVARDDYEDLKNTIEKTTDADIIITSGGTSAGTGDVLKTVLDDIGEVLVHGIAVKPGKPTIVGMIGDKPIFGLPGYPAAALIVFHVFVAPYLREIASRRISSKSDVLKLKIGRRYHSSKGRHQYVLVKIEGERAHPILKDSGAITAIAEADGYFEIPKNMEMVVEGTEIEVVLLESY, from the coding sequence ATGGGAACAGAATTTTTAAAAATAACTGATTCAAAAGATGTGCAGGACTTAATAAAAAAAATTCCATTTAAAAGGAAAATTGAGAAAATATCACTGGAAAAAGCCCACAGAAGAGTTCTTGCAGAGGATGTATATTCTGCTATTGATCTTCCGCCATTTAATAGGGTTTCAAGGGATGGTTACGCTGTTAAATCAGAGGATACATTCGGTGCTTCTGAGGACGAACCTGTGGTTTTGAAAGTTGTAGAAACAGTAAAGGCTGGTGAAGCTGCAAAAGGAAAGGTTGAAAAAGGAACCTGTATTGAGGTTAACACAGGAGCGCCAATGCCTGAAGGCGCTGATGGAGTAATAATGGTTGAATTTACAGAAAATAAGAATGGGAATGTTTATATCTATAGGAGCGTTACAATGGGCCAGCATGTTGCACCTAAAGGCTCAGATATCACTAAAGGAAATCTTCTTTTAAAAACAGGTACTTTACTAACTCATGATAAAATAGGGGTTTTAGCTGCAGTTGGAATTGGAAAAATTGAAGTTTTTAAAAAACCAGCTATTGCTGTAATTTCTACAGGTAATGAGATTATTGGATATGATAAAGAGCTGAAATACGGCAAAATATATGATATAAACTCCTATACAATTGTAAACGCTGTAAAATCATGTGGATGCACTCCTGTATATTCTGGCGTGGCTCGTGATGATTATGAAGACTTAAAAAATACAATAGAAAAAACTACAGATGCTGATATTATAATCACCTCTGGGGGGACATCTGCAGGGACAGGAGACGTTCTTAAAACAGTTTTAGATGATATTGGTGAAGTACTGGTACATGGTATTGCAGTTAAACCAGGTAAACCTACAATAGTTGGAATGATTGGAGATAAGCCCATTTTTGGACTTCCAGGGTATCCTGCAGCAGCACTAATTGTTTTCCATGTTTTTGTAGCCCCATATTTGCGGGAAATTGCTTCAAGAAGGATTTCCAGTAAATCTGATGTATTAAAACTTAAAATAGGGCGGAGGTATCATTCATCGAAGGGAAGACATCAATATGTTCTTGTTAAAATTGAAGGAGAACGTGCACACCCAATTTTAAAAGATTCTGGGGCTATAACTGCAATTGCAGAGGCTGATGGTTATTTTGAAATTCCTAAAAACATGGAGATGGTTGTGGAAGGGACAGAAATTGAAGTGGTGCTTTTAGAAAGCTACTGA
- the top6B gene encoding DNA topoisomerase VI subunit B, with protein sequence MEKQISAEREASELFEEFKELTASEFFRRNKQMLGFSGKIRSLTIVFHELITNSLDAAEEAGILPEITIELRRVDKDHYILHHKDNGPGIPEDYVTKVFCTMFAGSKFRNIQSRGQQGLGCSGCVLLSQMTTGMPVKITSGYKQGDKIKGVGMTFKMDVKKNRGLILDRKDIELDSTGVSTELHFKDVSYSLSEQGAFEYIRRTMIANPHAKIIFKDPTGHRYIFDRATDEIPPMPKEVLPHPKGVTADDLIFMAKHTDKRRFRSLLTSSLSRMSSKRVDEIQEITEIDFNKRPKDMKWEEAEQIVELFQKMDFMAPPTSGLIPIGEEQIEKGMREILEPEYVKTITRKPKTYKGGVSFVIEAGIAYGGKSGRVVGEQKKAEIMRFANRVPLTFDQGSCGITEALKSIDWKRYGIKDLENAPVTVFANIVSTHVPYMSTGKQSVAPEEEIMNEVRQATMKIARSLQKYLNAKRAAKEEAMRSKIFETYVPLILKEAAILAEEDVPEYDAVLAKVTRKPKISGDINAK encoded by the coding sequence TTGGAAAAACAAATTTCTGCAGAAAGAGAAGCATCAGAGCTCTTTGAAGAGTTTAAAGAACTTACAGCATCTGAATTTTTCAGAAGAAACAAGCAAATGCTGGGGTTTTCAGGTAAAATAAGATCGCTTACAATAGTTTTTCACGAGTTAATCACCAACAGCCTTGATGCTGCTGAAGAAGCAGGTATTTTACCAGAAATAACAATAGAACTTAGGAGAGTGGACAAAGACCATTATATTTTACATCACAAAGACAATGGGCCTGGTATACCTGAAGACTATGTTACAAAGGTATTCTGTACCATGTTTGCAGGTTCCAAATTCAGAAATATCCAGTCAAGAGGACAACAAGGGTTAGGTTGCAGTGGATGTGTTCTATTATCACAAATGACCACAGGAATGCCTGTTAAAATCACATCAGGATATAAACAGGGAGATAAGATTAAAGGTGTGGGCATGACATTTAAGATGGATGTCAAAAAAAACAGAGGTCTTATCCTGGATAGAAAAGATATAGAACTTGATTCAACAGGTGTAAGCACGGAACTTCACTTTAAAGATGTTTCATATTCTTTAAGTGAACAGGGAGCATTTGAATACATCAGAAGAACCATGATTGCAAATCCTCACGCCAAAATCATATTCAAGGATCCAACAGGTCACAGATATATATTTGACCGGGCTACAGATGAAATTCCTCCAATGCCAAAAGAAGTACTTCCACACCCCAAAGGAGTAACCGCAGACGATTTAATCTTTATGGCAAAGCACACAGATAAGAGAAGATTTAGAAGCTTACTTACAAGTTCACTTTCCAGAATGTCCAGTAAGAGAGTTGATGAAATTCAGGAAATCACAGAAATTGACTTTAACAAACGTCCAAAAGATATGAAATGGGAAGAAGCTGAACAAATTGTGGAACTGTTCCAGAAAATGGACTTCATGGCTCCTCCAACTTCAGGGTTAATTCCAATAGGTGAAGAACAGATTGAAAAAGGTATGAGAGAAATACTCGAACCAGAATACGTAAAAACAATCACCAGAAAGCCCAAAACATATAAAGGGGGAGTTTCATTTGTAATTGAGGCGGGGATTGCCTACGGTGGAAAATCTGGAAGGGTGGTAGGTGAGCAGAAAAAGGCAGAGATAATGCGTTTTGCAAACAGAGTTCCCCTTACCTTTGATCAGGGAAGCTGTGGTATAACTGAAGCTTTAAAAAGCATAGATTGGAAACGTTATGGAATAAAAGACCTTGAAAATGCTCCAGTAACTGTTTTTGCAAATATTGTGTCCACTCATGTGCCTTACATGTCCACAGGAAAACAGAGTGTTGCTCCTGAAGAGGAGATCATGAATGAAGTAAGACAGGCCACCATGAAAATTGCAAGAAGCTTGCAGAAGTATTTAAATGCAAAAAGAGCTGCTAAAGAAGAAGCGATGCGTTCGAAGATATTTGAAACATATGTACCTTTAATATTAAAAGAAGCAGCAATACTTGCTGAAGAAGATGTTCCAGAATATGATGCAGTGTTAGCTAAAGTTACAAGGAAACCAAAAATATCAGGGGATATCAATGCTAAATAG
- a CDS encoding KH domain-containing protein — protein sequence MPNTEYLKIPKERVGVLIGKNGATKEHIENMTSTKLDIDSETGSITIVPRDTMEDPLAVWKVRYIVKAIGRGFSPETALKLLDDEFILEIINLSDFTRKSKKAILRQKGRIIGREGRTKEIITEMTGVDVSVYGKTVALIGDMERIQIAKEAVQMILDGVRHKSVYSFLEKKKQELKRKEFENILIKE from the coding sequence ATGCCAAACACCGAATATCTTAAGATTCCAAAAGAAAGGGTTGGAGTCCTGATTGGAAAAAACGGTGCTACAAAAGAACATATTGAAAATATGACCAGCACAAAACTGGATATAGATAGTGAAACTGGCAGCATCACCATAGTTCCAAGAGATACAATGGAAGATCCACTGGCTGTTTGGAAGGTTCGATACATTGTAAAAGCAATAGGAAGAGGTTTTAGCCCTGAAACTGCTCTTAAATTACTTGATGATGAATTTATTCTTGAAATAATCAATTTATCAGATTTTACCCGTAAATCAAAAAAAGCCATATTGAGGCAGAAAGGCAGAATTATAGGTAGAGAAGGGCGGACAAAGGAAATAATCACTGAAATGACTGGTGTTGATGTTTCAGTATATGGTAAAACAGTGGCACTAATTGGAGATATGGAAAGAATTCAGATTGCAAAAGAAGCTGTTCAAATGATACTGGACGGTGTTAGGCATAAAAGTGTCTATTCATTCTTAGAAAAGAAAAAACAGGAATTAAAAAGGAAAGAATTTGAAAATATCCTGATTAAAGAATAA